In Brevibacillus brevis, a genomic segment contains:
- a CDS encoding DUF1273 domain-containing protein, whose translation MLKRLFVSGYKAHELGIFHEKNPGLAIIKKALKRELVRFLEEDLEWVIISGQLGVEMWAAETVLELKKEYPHLKLAVITPFLNQEEKWKEETQDYYRNIVMQADYMNSVYQTPYQGAWQLGEKDKFLLSHSDGILLVYDEENEGSPKFLSKLAAKKAELGDYQVFRINAYDLQTIAEEQQQELYNDDF comes from the coding sequence ATGTTAAAACGTTTGTTTGTTTCCGGATACAAGGCTCACGAGCTTGGCATTTTCCATGAAAAAAATCCGGGGTTAGCCATTATAAAAAAAGCATTGAAGCGGGAACTCGTAAGATTCCTTGAGGAAGATTTGGAATGGGTCATCATATCGGGTCAACTCGGGGTTGAAATGTGGGCAGCCGAAACGGTTCTGGAATTAAAGAAGGAGTACCCACATCTAAAACTGGCGGTAATTACTCCGTTTTTGAATCAAGAGGAAAAGTGGAAAGAAGAGACCCAGGATTACTACCGAAATATTGTGATGCAAGCCGACTATATGAATAGCGTCTATCAAACCCCTTACCAGGGGGCATGGCAGCTTGGAGAGAAAGACAAATTCTTGCTTTCCCATTCAGACGGAATCCTGTTAGTGTACGATGAAGAAAACGAGGGCTCCCCGAAATTTTTAAGTAAGCTCGCCGCAAAAAAAGCGGAGCTTGGCGATTATCAGGTATTTCGAATTAACGCATATGACTTACAGACCATTGCAGAGGAACAGCAGCAGGAATTGTACAATGACGATTTCTAA
- a CDS encoding AAA family ATPase, producing the protein MQEAGRHIFLITGIMASGKSTVAQLLAERLKKSVHVRGDSFRKMIVRGRVEMLPDSETEAIEQLRLRHQLTAAAADAYFEAGFDVVLQDVIIGSMLTEMIGLIRNRPLYVIVLAPSKVEVGRREAERAKSGYGVWMVDELDRRLREETPQIGMWIDSTDLSPEETVELIWKNAQHEAKVD; encoded by the coding sequence ATGCAAGAAGCAGGAAGGCACATCTTTTTGATTACGGGTATCATGGCCTCCGGAAAGTCTACGGTCGCGCAGCTTCTTGCGGAAAGGCTCAAGAAAAGCGTACATGTCCGAGGAGACAGCTTCCGGAAAATGATCGTTCGCGGAAGAGTGGAAATGCTCCCAGATTCCGAGACGGAAGCAATCGAGCAGCTGCGTTTGCGCCATCAACTGACCGCCGCAGCAGCAGATGCTTACTTCGAAGCGGGATTTGATGTTGTGCTGCAAGATGTCATCATCGGATCCATGCTGACGGAAATGATCGGGCTTATTCGGAACCGCCCGCTGTATGTCATCGTACTCGCTCCCAGTAAGGTGGAAGTGGGCAGGAGAGAAGCAGAGAGAGCGAAAAGCGGCTACGGGGTATGGATGGTTGACGAGCTGGACCGGAGGCTGCGAGAGGAGACACCACAGATTGGCATGTGGATCGATTCGACCGATTTGTCCCCGGAGGAAACCGTGGAGCTGATTTGGAAGAACGCTCAGCATGAAGCGAAGGTGGATTGA